Genomic DNA from Leptospiraceae bacterium:
CGAAAAACGTAATACCCAAAACAGCAACTACCGAAATCAAAGAGCTAATCAACCAGTGATTGCTGATAACAAAGAATTCGAAAATTCGGAATCCTTCACCCAGGGCACAAATAGGATAGATAACCATTGCCAGGATAATCTTAATCAAATTAATCATGTTCTGCCTCCAAATCCTCAATGCGCTTACGTAAATCAGCCTCAAAAACCTGCTTGGTTACGGGTTTAAAACCATGTTTCGCTTGAAATAAACTTAAAAATTTCTCTAAAAGAGATTTATCAACCGTAACGGTTCTATATTTTGCTTGATCATCATTAGCCATAATGCTACACTCCTAAAAAAAACTGACAGATTATATAACACCATAAATAAGAATCAAGTAAATATCGCATATAAGACAGAAGTTATATAAAAAAATATCAATAAAGGAACTATCATGAATCAGAACGAAATAAAATTCAGTCACCTCTACTATAAAATGGAAGATGTGGAATATAAGTTTCCCATAACGCTATTAGATGTATTTGTAACCAGGGCAGAGAACTTGACAGGTGAGTTCAAGGAATACGATACAAAGTATTTTGATGGGAAGACAATGCAGAATTATAAACTTCCCAAAACCGGAGAGGTATTAATCCTATTATTTCTCGACCATAAGAACCGACTCTTCACAACTGTCAGAACCCGCTATGGAAAAAATAAACAGGATAAGTTTGTCTATTACAAACAAAAATGCGGACAACGATTTAAGGTGAATCTACTAAACCAAACAGCATAATATTTTATAAAAAAGGAATATAATATAAAAAAGTGGTTGCATTTTATACACCGTATATTAGTATATTTATATCGGAGGTAAATGATGACACTAATAATATTAATCATTTTCTTTCTAACCACTCTCGGAGTAGTCGCTTGGACGGGCTGGCTTCTCTGGAAATGGTTAGAAGAAAATGACAGAAACTAAAAAAGAGGCTGCCCGCAAGGGCAGCTTCCGTTTCTTCAATTATTAGTGCTCATTTATTCTCTGTCAAGGAGATTTTATGATTTGGGTTTACTCAATATTCTTAGTAATTTCAACCAGTATTTTACTGTATGACCATTACATCCTCTACAACCTCTTAAAGCTACCCATGCAGCTTTGTATCGTTATCTCGGTTCTTGGGATAGGTTTTTCTTTTATACTCGCATACATCAAACAAAGACTTATGTATTCTCTATTACTGCTTACAACATTTGGGACATCATTTTTAAGTATAGTTGAGCTATTTAAAAATAATAGTATCCAGGAACCAATTCAATATATCGCGGTAAGAGTTATTACATACGCTTTATTCTTTTTGTCTACAACTGAGGGTGTAAAACTAACCATCGGGAAGGAAACATGAAAGCATTAGAGATAGCATCCAAAATCCAGGAGTATAAAATAATTTTACTACAGGATTTCACAAGGTTAGTTGAGCAACATGGTTTAAGACCGAGCGCTAAAATATTGGGCATCAGTCACTCAGGAATCTATAAGGTTATCAATGGACATCCCGTCAAAATAGAAACTCTGGCTGAGTATATACTCAGATTTTCTGAGTATGAAAAAGAAAATAAATAGCTGATAAGTTGCCCATGCTTTTAATTTTTACTCAAAAATTTGACTGAGTGGGCTTATAAAAACTCTTCAAATTCTATACTTTTTTCTTTAAATCCGGTGAATTATCGTTGTATTTCAGTTGGATTTAATTCTGTTATGGTATAAAATTATTGTTAGTTTATACATCTTCCAATACCTTTTCAGTTTGAATGATAATACGAGTTCCATTTCGTTCAATTTCAACTTCCCTGATATGTTTTACTATATATTCAAGAGGTGCGGAAAACAAATAGTATTGTTTTGGATAATAATGTTTATCAATTATCTTTCCGCATCCAACCACTCCACCCGGATCATTTTTGGGCCTACACTCATCAATACGATAAATTTTATCTCCATCTTTTAAAAAAGAGTGTCTTTTAAATCCTTTAACTTCAAAATATTCTCCAACTCCATCATTTGGATATATAAACCTTACTCCTGAACGTACTCCATAAATACCAAAATCATGCCTGTCCAGTTTGTGGTATTTCTCATTATTATAAAATACTATATAACAAGCTTTAACAAGCCTGCATCTATTGGATTCAGCAAAAATTGAAATGCTATGAATGATAGAAAAGAGAATTGTCACTATTAGATATCTAATCAACATTTTTATACTTTCTCCTTTTTATAGAAAGTCCATCTTCCCTTCGAAGCTTATTGATATTTGTTTCAATATCTTTGCCCTTAATCTGTATATAAGTTTCCTTTCCGTTCTTAGTTATCTTTTGATATGCAGGAATTCCCACCAGTAATAATTCTTCAAGGTCATTTACTTTTTCAATTTTTCCATCTGAAGTCAGATTGTATACGGGCAATGCTTTTTTATCATCACCTATTTGATTATTTTGATATTGGAAAGGGTGGTTCCAGGTTGTCTCTATTATCTCCCCGTTAGATAAACGGATTTCAAAAAGCGTATCTACCTCGTGATAAAAAAGTTCTGTGACTTTTTTATACACAATCTTTCTGGAAGCCTCGTCTTTTGATAGCACTATATCCCCAATTTGAATCTCTTCGATTTTTTTGAAACCGTTTTTTGTGGAGATTAGAGTCCCCGCGACAAAACAGGGGTTCCTGAGCGTTAAACGAAGGATTTTTACAGTAGATTAGAATAGGTAATATATAGCTTTAAGAGAGTTCTAAATGTAGATAAGACTTGCCATCCATATCTCTCCAGCCTGTTTTGGAAAGCTCTAAAGCTTTTGTTTTTAACCAGGATTCAGCAGTGCCTATGCAGTGTAGATAATCGCTATCATTAAAAGAAATAAAATAATCTAAATAGTCATTGGTAATATATAGAACATTAATCGGGAATTCATGGAGAAACTTAACTATTGACTGTTTTTCTGGAAAAATGTATATTGTAGAATCATCTGATTTTTCAAAAAATAAAATATATTCCTTATATTCTAAAAAATCATCTAACCATTTCCATGACTCATCACTACGAATACTAAATCCCTTTCCTGTAGTAGCAACAGCTTCCCAAAAAAGAGAGGAATAATCCCTGCCATCGGCAAATTTTTCTGATACTTTTTGCCGAAAAAATATTGATTCAAGTGGAGACATCTCTTCCATTCGGTAATTAGTTGCGTCTAAAGCTTCTTGAATATTTTCTTTAAAATAATCTCTCATTTTATCGCCCTAAAGTATGGAACACAATCCATAAAAATGTGTCCTCTGACTCTTTTTCCTCCTTTACCGGAGGTCTGATAGCCTATATGAAAAACGTCAGGACCATTAAAAACATGAGGAGCATCAATATTTACTTCCGCTCCACCAGAGCCTTGCCATCTAACAATGCCTGTCTTCCCATTAATATCTTTCGCCCATTCTTTTGCCTGAAAAGACTCAACAGGCACACCTGTTTTTTCAAATGCCAGCTTTAAAGCTTCTACAAATGGAACACCGGTTCCACGCAGGTCAATATCCCCAGCCTGAATTTCATAGCCTGTTAGACTTCCAATTTGACAGAAATAATTCTCATTGCAAGCAAATAATTTTATACCTTTTACTTTCTCCAAAAGTTCACAAAACCTATCTTTCTCCCATTTTTCAAGAGGAACACGCTCCTCCATCTTTGCTTCTAAATTGCTCAGTTCGAGCTTTTCCACCTCAAGCTTATCTGGGTTCTTAAGCTGGCTTATAGTTATGATAAGGATACTTCCGATAAGAAAAACAAGAAATAAGATTATAAAATTCTTTTTATATTCAGATTTACTTTTATTTGAATGCCTGTATGTCTTTTTATAATTATAGTTTTTGTATTCTTTTATTGGTTTATAATCTATTTTCATTATCACATATAACAATATATATGTTTAGCAGTCAAATTATTTTTATCTTCACTCAGATTTTCAAAACCTATCTGCACTTTTCACACTCCTTAAGAACTTAATGCCAGATACATGTAGCTTCCCAGAAAAAGAAAGGGTAGATTCCAACTTAAAAGAATTATATTTCGGTTCTGTTCGTAAACATCTTTAGCAAGTCGGTAATAGTATTTGCCGGAATAGTAGATTCCCCATAGCAAATAGAATATCCATAAGCCTAAGAGTATAGCCAGACGAAGTTTTGTTGGCTCATCTGTTATTGGGTAAAATGTGTTGGTAAGAAAGATTAGAAAAATAGATAAGATTATATAAGTATTGCTGTATATACTAAAAACGGTGTTGGTTTTTATATTCCTGTTTTTTTCTCCGAAGAGGTATAAAAAAAGATAGCTCGCAACTATCATGTATACCTCGAAAGCAAAGAGGCTTATAAGTATATAGACTATATTATAGGGATAAATGCTGAGTATATGAGGGATTTTAGATGTTGGCTGTTTCTCAAGTGCCTTTCGAAGCATCTCATTTAAGACCTGCATGTCTTTATAGTTGAGTAAGTAGACGCTAATATTCAGTAAGACATATACTCCTAATAGGATAAAGGTATATTGGATAGTTTTTTTAGCAAAGTCTTCTTTTTGGAGTTCCTGTAGCTCGGCTTCAGTCGGGAACAACATTTCTTTTGTGAGCCGGTAATGATTCCGAAGGCTTTCTCGAATTGTTTTTAGCATTTTTTATTTTCCTTTCTTTCCCGGTCTAATCCCGGCCAATTTGACCGGCCCTGAAGAACCGGTCTGAGGTCGGTCTGATGGCTTATCCATTATCTTTTGAAAACTGTCCTTCTCTCCACTTGCCTTGAAAGATTAACTTCCCTGTCTTATCTTTCAATATTCCCTCCCCGTGACGCTTGCCATCTTTCCATTCCCCGATATACTTGCTTCCGTCATCGTAAATGTAGATTCCTTCTCCTTCGTAGATAGTCCCGTTTTTATAGATTCCCTTCATTTCCCTGCCTCCGGGCAGGGTAACAATTCCCTCACCCTCCGGTTCTCCGTTTTTCCACATACCTGTGTAGCGGGTTTGGTCATTCCAGGTGTAGATGCCCTTTCCCCATTTCTTGTCCTTATGAAAGAAGCCGCTGTAGGTTTCCCCACCGGGGTAGCTGTAGGTGCCGAAGCCCTGCTTTTTTCCTTTGTGCCAGCTACCTTCGTAGCGGTTGCCCTTAGCATCGGTAAACGTGCCAAATCCGTGCTGTAGCCCGTCTTTGAATTCACCTTCATAGCGAAGACCTTTGGTGAATTCTAAAATCCCCCTGCCGTTCTTACAGTCACCCTGCACGCAGTTCCCCTTCGGGTTTTGTAGCACTACCACGAGGGTAAATATGGCTCCCAATAGAAGGGAGAATATAAGAATTAGCTTATGGAATCGTTTTTTCATTTTGTTTAACACTCATTGACTGGCTCTCTCTTCCCCCTATCTCTACAGTGGTACCACATCCTCTCCACGTTTTCCCCCATAGGGGGATTCTCTCCTGAGATTTTTCTCCAACTGTGGAACAGGGGGCTAAAAATAATCTCCCCATTCCCAGAAGAAAAATATTAAATATCTATGGTTCAAAATAGTCTACGTTATAACAATAGACATCTTCAATTTTTTGGAACACATACATCTGGGGGTATGGTTTTTTATCCCTCCTGTTGATAATATATATTCTATAAATAACATTTTTATTCTTATCGTAAGCTTCTGGTTCTATATCTAAACGGATATTATTATTTCTCATTTCCTCAGGAATTTCTTTAAAAGTAGAAATGTCGAAAGCAAATTCGTAAGGCAGAGGATAGGTTTTATTTTTAGTTGTTAGATCTTTGAAATGAATATCCAAAAACTGTTCTTTATTTAAATCTTTAACCTTTCGCCCGGCACGAATATATCCTTTTTTATAATCGAGTATATTTTTACCATCAGCAGATTTATCGCCGTAATCACACATCATAGATAGGGTTTTTCGTATATCACCTTTTGCCATGAATTGCTCCAATTTTTCAACTTCTTGAAGGAGACCCTGTTTTTTAATTTGCTCAATCCCGTTTGTGCGATTCAAATCCAATTCTGGTGTAATTCCCAAATGAATATTATTAGTAATTATTAAATAAATTCCCCAAGACTTGCCATGTGCTTCTTTTAGTTTTTTTGTATCCATCTCATTTACATTCGGAATTTTATCTGGTGGGGGTTTATTATATAGCTTCCATAATTCCTCATTTTGTTTCATCATTGTTTCCTTGTCTACTCCCCAGGTTCTCTTAAAAGATTCTTCCCGCAATTTCTGTAATTCCAGATTTACATCTTTTTCTTCACTTTTACAGTAGAATAAATTTAATAATAACACTACACTAAGGATTTTGTAAATATTTATCTTCAAAATTTTTTCTCCCGGATATTTTATTTAAATAATATAATGGATCTATAAAATATCCATTTTTCCCTTTTATTCTGCTAATTATTTTGGTGTTTGAATCTCTATATTGAGAGTTTACTTCAGTTACCCATTGAGGATCCTGTATAAGTTTTCCTGTAGTATCATCTCTTTGCCGATATGTATAATTCGGAAGATGATCCACATGTACATTGAAATGTAGATGTGCTCCTTTACTATTCCCTGTATAACTCATATTTCCCAATTTGTCTCCATTTTTAGTAGTTTTACTTTCAGGAACGACATATGCTTTATCTAAATGTTCAGTTGTTATTGTGTATCTTTCTGGCCATATCATACCTGGCTCGCTGATGCTTACTGAATTTCCATAAACATGTAAGTCTCCACGTTTCGACTTTGCTTTCAAATCATTCATTATTTCAGAATCAGAATTTGTATAATCAGCTCTTCCGAAAGAAAAAACATTACCACCATCTCCATAGATTCCACATTGAGTGCTACCACAAGTTTGTTGCCCAGGCATTCGTTCTCCCTTTGTTGTTTCAGTAACTTCTCCATCAGTAATGGCATAAACACCTTTTGACCCAGCTCTGGATAATGTATTATCACCCGCTTCGGTTAATATTGCACTTATATCAAGTCCATCATGCTTACCATTGTTTCCAGCAAATGGATATCCTCCTCCTCTAACAATAAATCCTCCCTGTTCACCAGTTAAAGGATTTGTGGCATATTTGTTGAGTCGATAAGAACGTGGAGTATTGTTACCTGTTGAAGTTTCTATATTTTCTTCATATGAAGATTCAGGTAAACTATCTTCATATTCATTGTAAGCATTCAGTAAGTCAACTTGCTTATCAAATAGCTCCTTTCTTGCTAATGTGATTTCATGTTCCTTTTTCTTCTTGCTTGACATATCTCCCCATGAAAAAGGATTCCACCACTTTGAGCCATCAGTATTTGATGCATTATTCCACTCAACGAATAAACGTTGTATTTGTGCTCTCTTTTTTTCATAATTAATAATTTCCTCTTCCAATAAAGATTCTAAAGAATCTGTTAAAAGTTTATTCGTTTCCAATGTTAACTTTTGAACATCAGTTGCTCTTTTGTAATCAGAAGGATCATAATTATGCACCAGCACCGCGTTTTCTGTCACGAAGTAGGTGTGATTGTCTTCCACCTCGAAGTTATAGACCAGCTCATCTCTGTATTCCTGCTCCACAGACAGTACCTCCATAGAACACCTCGGTTGCTGAGCGAACCGCAGGTGAGCCGAAGCACAGCTACCATCCGCATACTTCGACGCGCTTCGCTTGCTCAGTAACCGGATGTAAGCTATCCCGTTATAGCTTTTTTCCACACTGCCTTTGACTGATGATTTAAACCACCAGTCAGGAGAACAGTCCATTACCTAAAAGTAATCTCCCCATTCCCAGAAGAAAAATATCTTACGGAGGATGTGACGGTTTTGGATTTCTTTTATTCTTCTTCTCTGGCGGCTTCTTTTCTTTAGAACCTAACTGAATCCATTTTTCATACGTAATATCATCATCCTTAGTCAACGCTTTCTCTTGAACTTTTTCTGAGTTTAATTCTCCATCTTTAAAAAATAAATATAAATTTGGATATAGATATTTTTCGAAGTTTTGATATCGTTTCTTATCCAGGTCCTTAGTATTTATCTCAATAATCTTTTTATTTCGTATCAGCGTGATTCTATTGATTTTTAATTGAATATCTTCTATTTTTGCAATAAGAAGATACCACTCTAAATCTATATAATTTTCAGGTAGAAATGAACGAAAGCTATATCGTGGGTTTTCATTTAAAAAATCGCAGTTATCTATTTTTATTATTTCATCTCTATTTTTAATGAAATAATTCTCAAGTATTTCTTTTCGATCCCTAATAAAAGCTTTTTTATCCCTATATCCAATGTAAATAAAACTTCTCATATCCATCAAGATAGACCTTTTCAATTTTTCTTCTTCATTAATATTAATGTGACAATTTTTAAATCCTGGTTCCTTTATTAACTCCTGGAACGATGGCTGACCACAAGATATAATTATAAGAGGTATGAATAGTATGAAATATAAGATATTTACCATATTTAATAACCCTTTCTTATTGGTAATTTATGTTCTTTTCTGATAAGATTTTCAGTTGCGAACGTATCATGCTTCATTCCCAAATAATAACGTAAATAGTTACTTATAGAGTTTTGCGGGTAATCCATTTCTTTTGTTCCTTCCTTATCTTTAAATATTTTCACTTCATGGGAATCTCTTGTGACTGCTTTTGCTTCAACTAATTTTGTAGTTCCAAGCTCATCTATGCCCCAAGATTTAAAAAGTTCACTTTGGTGATGAATTTCAACTTTGTCTCCTAAGCCAAATCCATTTACATCCTGAGCCACATGAATTAGTTCGTGAGCGATACCTATATATTTAGGATTTAATACTTTGGCTTCTTCAACATCAACACATTCTATTTTGCCTTTTTTCTTTCCCATACCTTCATCTCCAGTATACTCCACATAACCTCCCGCTTTAGTCGTTGCTAAATTTATTTCCAAATTTGTGTTTGAACCTACTCCAGGGGTCACAGAACCTTTTCCATAACTCCTGACACGCATTTGAATATGGCTATCTTTATCATCTGATAAAGATATTTTTACTTTTTTATCATGGTTAACAAAAGCATCATACATAAGTTCTTTAGAATATATTTTTTTGTCATCAAGTGAATTTACTTGTAACAGTTTTAGATTGCCATCTTCATCTATATAAATTTTAGCCGTGTCAGATATCTTATTCAGCTCATTTAGGAATTTCTCTTTAAGCCCTTCATCATCTCCATCGATTGAATCAAGTTCCTTAAAACTAATATTGTCTAAGCTAACTGTCTCAACATCTTTTACAAATTCAAATTTCGTAATACCATTCTTTACTCGTTGAAGAAAACCTTCCATGCCATATTTTTCGGTGTTAGCTATTTCTCTAAGTTCATCTTGCTTATTATTGCTTAGAATGTATTGGAGCTTACCCTTCTCATAATTATGCACCAGCACCGCGTTTTCTGTCACAAAGTAGGTGTGATTGTCTTCCACCTCAAAGTTATAGACCAACTCATCTCTGTATTCCTGTTCCACAGAAACAATCTCCATAGAACACCTCGGTTGCTGAGCGAACCGCAGGTGAGTCGAAGCACAGCTGCCATCCGCGAGGACAGAGCGGTCGCCGGGCCTTATGTCTTTGGCCTCTTTCCACACTGCCTTTGACTGATGATTTAAACCATCAGTCACAAGGAAAGGGTGGTTCCATGTGGTTTCGACTATCTTTCCATTCGCATAGGTGAGCTTAAAGATAGTCTTCACCTCGTTACGGAAAAGCTGTGTCACGGGCTTGTATTCGGTCACACCGGTTTTTTCGTTATAGGACAGCACCACATCCCCAATTTGAATCTCTTCGATTTTTTTGAAACCGTTTTTTGTGGAGATTAGAGTTCCGGCGACAAAACAGGTGCGCTGGTGGTAGACGCCGTTTGCATCTACCCAGCCGTCGTCATCTACATTGCTTCCCTGTAAAATTTGCCAGGCATCGTTTGCATCTCCCACAAATTTAGTCCATAAACTATCATCTTTGTTTTTTGACCAGCCGGAGGCTTCGTCATCTGTAGGAGGCATTTTTCCTGCCTTAACAGCTTCCTGTATCAGCTCCTTATTCAAAGCCGAAATTTGCTTGGGAGTGAGGGAATCAAGGAGATTCTTCTTGACGAATCATTCTGTGAATAGTTTATAAGCTCGGTGGATCATAATTCTTTTTTCAAAATCACTTTCCAGAACCGCGAAAATGCTATCGACTTCCTGAAACACAAATTACCTCAGGAGTTGTTAAAAGACATTCTATTGGATTCTCTCGAAATAACAAAAGATAGTTTCGTCGATGCCAATTATCAGGATGTGCATTCGGATATGCTCTTCAAAGTTCCGATAGCCGGCAAAGATAGCTACATCTATCTTCTTCTCGAACACAAAAGTTATCCCGATAGAATGACTTCATTTCAGCTATTGAAATACATGCTCGGAATTTGGAGCCTTCATATAAGCCAGGAGAAAAAAGAGAAGTCGCTTGTTCTTCCTCTTATCCTGCCTGTGCTTTTATATCACGGAAAAAACGAATGGCAATATGGTGATGATTTTCAGAGCTTACAGGAAATGATGCCGGGCTGGGAAAAATACCAGGTCAATTTTTCCTATATAGTTTATGATTTCTCCAGGTTTCAAGAAGAAGATATAAAAGGAGAAATAACTACGAGACTCTTTACCCTGCTCTTGAAATATATCAATCGTGAAGAGTTTGAAGAAAAGCTGGTGCAAATTATTTCCCTACTTGCGGAATTAGCAGAAAAGAAAACCGGCATGGAATATATAGAAACTGTCCTTCTCTATATGCTATCAGGTGTGAAAAAAATTGAACTTGACAGTCTAAAATCAATGATGGAAACTAAAGAAAGCAGGAGAGTAAAGGATATGCTGGTTTCACTGTTAGATAAAATTGAGCAAAAAGGCTATAATAGAGCCTTACATCTTGTAGAAACCGAGAAAAGAAGAGCTGAACTTGCAGAAAGAAGGGCTGAAGACGAGAAAAGAAGAGCGGAGGACGAGAAAAGAAAAGCGGAAAACGAGAAAAGAAGAGCCAGAAGAGCAGAGTGGAAAAAAACGCTCAGAACGGCTATTTCTATGCGAAGAAAGGCTCTTGATATGCCCCTGATTGCGAGCATCACCGAACTCGATGAAAACTTTTTAGAGAGACTTTTCCGCCGAATAGGGGTTTAATTTTCTATCCCGGCCAATTTTCCCGGCTCTGAAGGACCGGCGCCGTCGTCACTCGAATTCACTCCGGGAGGAAGTTTGGAATCCTATTTTAAGAGAGTTCTAAATGGAGATAAGACTTACCATCCATATCTCTCCAGCCTGTTTTGGAAAGCTCTAAAGCTTTCTTCTTAAGCCATGTTTCTGCTGTTCCGGTAGCGATAAGATAATCATGGTCGTTAAAACAAATTAAAAATTCTAATTTTTCATTTGTTAGGTAGAAATCATCAATATATGATTCTTCTAAAAATCTAACAATAGATTGCTCTTCAGGAAATATATAAATATTCGGATCATCTGATTTTTCAAAAAAAATGATAGTTTCTTTTCCTTCTAAGAAATCATCCAACCATGCCCAGGCTTTAGAATCACGCACAGAAAAGATTTCATCAATATTTTTAAAATGTTCCCACAAATATCGATGCTTACTTCCTTCAAAGTAAGAATTTATAATCTTTT
This window encodes:
- a CDS encoding Hint domain-containing protein, which codes for MLRLTLRNPCFVAGTLISTKNGFKKIEEIQIGDIVLSKDEASRKIVYKKVTELFYHEVDTLFEIRLSNGEIIETTWNHPFQYQNNQIGDDKKALPVYNLTSDGKIEKVNDLEELLLVGIPAYQKITKNGKETYIQIKGKDIETNINKLRREDGLSIKRRKYKNVD
- a CDS encoding membrane-binding protein, whose product is MKKRFHKLILIFSLLLGAIFTLVVVLQNPKGNCVQGDCKNGRGILEFTKGLRYEGEFKDGLQHGFGTFTDAKGNRYEGSWHKGKKQGFGTYSYPGGETYSGFFHKDKKWGKGIYTWNDQTRYTGMWKNGEPEGEGIVTLPGGREMKGIYKNGTIYEGEGIYIYDDGSKYIGEWKDGKRHGEGILKDKTGKLIFQGKWREGQFSKDNG
- a CDS encoding Rpn family recombination-promoting nuclease/putative transposase — encoded protein: MDHNSFFKITFQNRENAIDFLKHKLPQELLKDILLDSLEITKDSFVDANYQDVHSDMLFKVPIAGKDSYIYLLLEHKSYPDRMTSFQLLKYMLGIWSLHISQEKKEKSLVLPLILPVLLYHGKNEWQYGDDFQSLQEMMPGWEKYQVNFSYIVYDFSRFQEEDIKGEITTRLFTLLLKYINREEFEEKLVQIISLLAELAEKKTGMEYIETVLLYMLSGVKKIELDSLKSMMETKESRRVKDMLVSLLDKIEQKGYNRALHLVETEKRRAELAERRAEDEKRRAEDEKRKAENEKRRARRAEWKKTLRTAISMRRKALDMPLIASITELDENFLERLFRRIGV